Proteins found in one Leishmania major strain Friedlin complete genome, chromosome 35 genomic segment:
- a CDS encoding conserved hypothetical protein (previous protein_id=AAZ14541.1): MRTPVVGAGVAPLEPAPLEASSAAGEDGGEAGVGDEGTDRERFSKMWMYCLQQMQGHEVGMLMDMMPPDIQELYSDKLSDEYLLDEHDNMDKGVHALRAAQKMVEELTSEQLFHIEEFLAGTDAFNAEANRCHGKAHHPRGDGDNLEEEEEAGGDDDEDLFMHRDEGMGSDEEEWLLEQMIAAGDKTSAAAK; the protein is encoded by the coding sequence ATGCGCACCCCCGTCGTAGGAGCCGGTGTGGCGCCGTTagagccggcgccgctggaggcAAGTAGCGCGGCAGGTGAGGATGGTGGCGAGGCCGGTGTGGGGGACGAAGGCACTGACCGGGAGCGCTTCTCAAAGATGTGGATGTACTGCCTTCAACAGATGCAGGGACACGAGGTGGGCATGCTGATGGACATGATGCCGCCCGACATCCAGGAACTCTACTCCGATAAGCTGAGCGACGAGTATCTGCTGGACGAACACGACAACATGGACAAGGGTGTGCATGCGTTGCGTGCTGCGCAGAAGATGGTGGAGGAGCTTACCTCAGAGCAGCTCTTCCACATAGAGGAGTTCCTTGCAGGAACAGACGCTTTCAATGCTGAGGCGAACCGGTGTCACGGCAAGGCACATCACCCGCGCGGTGATGGTGACAATctcgaggaagaggaggaggcgggcggcgatgacgacgaagACCTGTTCATGCACCGCGACGAAGGCATGGGCTCtgacgaggaggagtggCTGCTCGAACAAATGATCGCGGCTGGGGACAAGACGAGTGCCGCTGCGAAGTAG
- a CDS encoding conserved hypothetical protein (previous protein_id=AAZ14542.1) translates to MPAISSSALPYPSQRVVVLRHGERRDSVPDAPAESNPPLSEAGVAAIKALAARLQHHLGKDAARSAALVVSPFRRTLQTAEALQHHGIGAAHSMVIDNTLSEVFGPIRVNTSRAPKLPIPSKSCVVGQLPAWGESIEMAAERYVASFLRNGDLYGGLMTATSSLKDAASTSGEDLPTANDAAVPEAVTNRKVSRLPPRNTSSKSVASGKEKRSSTLSESSPRDVILVTHGDALASVLSHFYPARVVYETDFLSFVIMRRYGVGNQVYHLEKSEGVNWLVEGADAEPRDPILLIVEKQRCAAEGSSGSGYGNGGEDECASFEDEVVEVDNAADVPLSLAGGRVRLRQSGDFPDKPHANLRVSSATGSRMEVVSPVYAANPLAPPTRLPASATSKSRDPRCSSSGLPTQVGTPPQPPPQMSTSASHHHGHMPGSASHNRSSGQSRSTAAATTSAPAHSYRPSEYPKAGEGCERIRLPTGTPAQSSINSVTINNYGRNLGECADDTEAVGIGNGSLQSTEGRMPLKEGGSVSGHWYREERWEAEKCAMPEDAYRDPTVVFMGSCGGLSEEHRTNRSLQPPAMPAKLVPATAASRIDGPTPSPNLKIAVAVASPVVCASYCSSLMGLAGKSFEMDLGEDATLARGGASRTICTHPAFDTAVAVGASGDLTESLNRRIDRQRSVVHAAFASSGLRAVAAFLIFFNVLVQPHNAATLWFGIFAVAWEVVFAAVVHFSCQPDGWRMRRLRSAVEQLRVKEFCAKSRTTAAGPQCVVIHGAGSHEDADSVPLSVQPLHHLGCSSAVEWQNDAFDLNEDLSPTSRVPKRSMACVLCGVRLIAAIVLKLFIISAMSFVFALLFGLRATRAMAGICSVYEPTAGLLLLLAYGCICVARGLWDETKLDAALDSA, encoded by the coding sequence ATGCCAGCGATCTCCAGCTCTGCTCTCCCGTACCCTTCGCAGCGCGTTGTCGTATTGCGCCATGGCGAGCGGCGCGATAGCGTCCCTGATGCGCCAGCCGAGTCTAACCCGCCTTTGTCAGAGGCTGGCGTGGCTGCCATAAAGGCACTCGCAGCTCGTCTCCAGCACCATCTCGGCAAAGATGCAGCCCGCTCTGCTGCCCTCGTTGTTTCGCCGTTTCGTCGCACGTTGCAGacagcagaggcgctgcagcaccacggcaTTGGAGCGGCGCATTCCATGGTGATTGACAACACCCTATCCGAGGTGTTCGGCCCAATCCGTGTCAACACATCACGTGCACCGAAGCTGCCGATACCGTCGAAGTCATGCGTCGTGGGGCAGCTACCCGCGTGGGGGGAGTCCATCGAaatggcggcggagcggtACGTCGCCAGCTTTCTACGAAACGGTGACTTATACGGCGGACTTATGACGGCTACCAGCTCCCTCAAAGATGCGGCTAGCACGAGTGGAGAGGATTTGCCGACTGCAAACGATGCCGCCGTCCCAGAAGCCGTCACAAACCGGAAAGTGagccggctgccgccgcgcaacACGTCATCGAAATCGGTGGCGAGCGGTAAAGAGAAACGCTCGAGCACGCTGTCGGAATCCTCACCTCGCGACGTTATTCTCGTCACTCACGGCGACGCGCTGGCCTCTGTCCTCTCGCATTTCTACCCCGCCCGCGTCGTCTACGAGACGGATTTTTTGTCGTTTGTAATCATGCGGCGCTACGGTGTTGGCAACCAGGTGTACCACCTGGAAAAATCGGAGGGGGTGAACTGGCTCGTAGAAGGCGCGGATGCAGAGCCACGGGACCCGATCTTGCTTATCGTAGAGAAGCAGCGTTGCGccgcggagggcagcagcggcagcgggtaTGGCAATGGTGGCGAAGACGAGTGCGCCAGCTTTGAAGACGAAGTCGTGGAAGTAGACAACGCTGCGGATGTGCCGTTAAGCCTCGCTGGCGGTCGCGTGCGGCTAAGGCAGAGCGGTGATTTTCCTGACAAACCGCACGCGAATCTCCGTGTGTCGTCTGCTACAGGAAGTCGCATGGAGGTGGTGTCCCCGGTTTATGCAGCAAACCCGCTCGCGCCCCCGACCAGGCTGCCCGCAAGCGCCACCTCAAAAAGCAGAGACCCCAGGTGCAGCTCTTCGGGCCTTCCGACACAGGTGGGCacgcctccgcagccgccaccacaaATGTCGACGTCTGCGAGCCATCACCACGGCCACATGCCCGGCAGTGCGTCGCACAATCGCTCCAGCGGTCAGTCCCGGTCTACCGCCGCTGCAACCACTTCTGCACCTGCTCACTCTTATCGGCCCAGTGAGTACCCAAAAGCCGGCGAAGGCTGTGAAAGGATCCGCTTGCCCACCGGAACACCCGCGCAGTCTTCGATCAACTCAGTCACTATTAACAATTATGGGCGGAACCTAGGTGAATGTGCAGACGACACGGAGGCCGTTGGAATTGGCAACGGCAGCCTTCAGAGCACGGAAGGCAGAATGCCGCTGAAAGAGGGCGGCTCGGTATCAGGCCACTGGTAcagggaggagaggtgggagGCTGAGAAGTGCGCCATGCCGGAGGACGCGTACCGCGACCCCACCGTCGTCTTTATGGGCAGCTGCGGAGGACTCTCCGAGGAGCATCGAACCAATCGTTCGCTACAGCCGCCTGCGATGCCGGCCAAGCTGGTGCCCGCCACAGCGGCATCGCGGATCGACGGCCCAACACCGTCGCCGAACCTGAAAATTGCGGTTGCCGTAGCAAGTCCTGTGGTATGTGCGTCTTACTGCAGCTCCCTCATGGGTCTCGCCGGCAAGAGCTTCGAGATGGACCTTGGCGAGGATGCCACCTTGGCACGCGGAGGTGCCTCCCGGACGATCTGCACACACCCTGCCTTTGAtaccgctgtcgccgtcggtgcTTCAGGCGACTTGACAGAGTCACTGAACCGGCGGATCGACCGACAGCGAAGTGTCGTTCATGCCGCATTTGCCTCCTCCGGCTTGCGAGCCGTGGCGGCCTTTCTCATCTTCTTCAATGTGCTCGTGCAACCCCACAACGCGGCGACGCTGTGGTTCGGCATCTTTGCAGTTGCCTGGGAGGTGGTATTTGCGGCAGTCGTGCACTTCTCTTGCCAGCCTGACGGCTGGCGCATGCGACGCCTTCGCAgcgcggtggagcagctgcgcgttaAAGAGTTTTGCGCAAAAAGTAggaccaccgccgccgggcCTCAGTGCGTCGTGATCCACGGCGCCGGGTCGCACGAGGACGCCGATAGCGTCCCCTTGAGCGTGCAGCCACTGCATCATCTCGGCTGCTCCAGCGCAGTGGAGTGGCAGAACGACGCCTTCGACCTCAACGAGGACTTatcgccgacgagccgcGTTCCGAAGAGGAGCATGGCATGCGTCTTGTGCGGGGTCCGTCTGATCGCTGCAATCGTGCTCAAGCTGTTTATTATCAGTGCCATGAGTTTTGTCTTTGCTCTTCTCTTCGGATTGCGTGCGACTCGGGCGATGGCAGGCATTTGCAGCGTTTATGAACCGACAGCTGGTCTCCTGCTGTTGCTAGCGTATGGTTGTATCTGCGTGGCGCGGGGGCTGTGGGACGAGACAAAGCTGGACGCCGCTCTCGACAGCGCATGA
- a CDS encoding putative cystathione gamma lyase (previous protein_id=AAZ14546.1) gives MSSQQHLVSDFTAGSGSWLPQSQGFDTLQVHAGVRPDPVTGAILTPIYQSTTFVQESINSYQAKGYSYTRSANPTVAVLEQKLCALENGSYCTVYNTGMAATTTAISSFMNAGDHAILTNCCYGGTNRACRVFFSRLGMEFTFVDMRDPQNVIDSIKPNTKLVISETPANPTLILIDVAAVSKICKERGIVHMCDNTFATAYIMRPLDHGADVTLISTTKYVDGHDMTVGGALVTNSKELDAKVRLTQNILGNVMSPQVAFLQLQTVKTMSLRVTKQSHNAQKIAEFLETHRAVDRVVYPGLASHPQKELADRQHRNNLHGGMLWFEVKGGTAAGRRLMDTVPRPWSLCENLGASESIITCPSVMTHANMTSEDRMKVGITDGFVRVSCGIEDVDDLIAALKVAMDALV, from the coding sequence ATgtcctcgcagcagcaccttgtCTCTGACTTCACGGCCGGCTCCGGCTCGTGGCTGCCGCAGTCGCAGGGCTTCGACACCCTGCAGGTGCACGCCGGCGTCCGCCCCGACCCGGTCACGGGTGCCATCCTCACCCCAATCTACCAGTCCACCACGTTCGTGCAGGAGTCGATCAACAGCTACCAGGCGAAGGGCTACTCCTACACTCGCTCTGCCAACCCTACGGTGGCTGTGCTGGAGCAGAAGCTGTGCGCTTTGGAGAACGGCAGCTACTGTACGGTGTACAACACCGGCATGGCTGCGACCACCACGGCTATCTCATCCTTCATGAACGCCGGAGACCACGCGATCTTGACGAACTGCTGCTACGGTGGCACGAACCGCGCCTGCCGTGTGTTCTTCAGCCGCCTCGGGATGGAGTTCACCTTCGTTGACATGCGCGATCCCCAGAACGTCATCGATTCCATCAAACCCAACACAAAGTTGGTGATCAGCGAGACGCCCGCGAACCCGACGCTGATACTCatcgacgtcgctgctgtgtcgAAGATATGCAAAGAGAGGGGTATCGTGCATATGTGCGACAACACGTTCGCCACAGCCTACATCATGCGCCCGCTCGACCACGGCGCTGATGTCACACTGATCAGCACAACCAAGTACGTGGACGGCCACGACATGACCGTGGGCGGCGCCCTCGTCACAAACAGCAAGGAACTGGATGCAAAGGTGCGCCTGACCCAGAACATCCTTGGCAACGTCATGAGCCCTCAGGTGGccttcctgcagctgcagacggTGAAGACAATGTCGCTGCGCGTGACGAAGCAGAGCCACAACGCTCAGAAAATTGCGGAGTTCCTGGAGACGCACCGCGCTGTGGACCGTGTCGTGTACCCGGGCCTTGCTTCCCACCCACAGAAGGAGCTGGCCGaccggcagcaccgcaaCAACCTGCACGGCGGCATGCTCTGGTTTGAGGTCAAGGGCGGGACTGCCGCTGGTCGTCGCCTGATGGACACCGTGCCGCGCCCATGGTCCCTGTGCGAGAATCTTGGTGCCTCGGAGAGCATCATCACCTGCCCGTCTGTCATGACCCACGCGAACATGACGAGCGAGGACCGCATGAAGGTGGGCATCACAGACGGATTCGTGCGTGTGAGCTGCGGTATCGAGGACGTCGATGACCTCATCGCCGCTCTCAAGGTCGCCATGGATGCCCTCGTCTAG
- a CDS encoding conserved hypothetical protein (previous protein_id=AAZ14545.1), with product MAKSRSVSAKKSRKKAAPPPPPPVVKPVSTIDDLERDVTLHAGSALLVVVSPLDAATTNTVVEAMERLNSSRSALLTDINIAVCYALPTTSEVCRSLCVTTVPFVQSYAYGEVVSEFIGDNTEKMELLAKMAATQAAVKAAQLAEEEKQRQVAAAEAQDAAAAAVAAAA from the coding sequence ATGGCCAAGTCACGCTCCGTATCTGCGAAGAAGTCGCGCAAGAAGgccgctccaccaccgccgccgccagtcGTGAAGCCTGTCAGCACGATTGATGACCTTGAGAGGGACGTTACGTTACACGCAGGCTCCGCGCTGCTTGTTGTAGTGAGCCCTTTAGATGCAGCTACCACCAACACCGTCGTTGAGGCCATGGAGAGGCTGAATAGCAGTCGATCGGCATTACTGACGGACATCAACATCGCTGTCTGCTACGCCCTTCCGACGACTTCGGAGGTGTGCCGCTCGCTTTGCGTGACGACGGTGCCGTTTGTGCAAAGCTACGCCTACGGTGAAGTCGTCAGCGAGTTCATTGGTGACAACACGGAGAAAATGGAGCTACTAGCGAAAATGGCCGCAACCCAGGCCGCTGTGAAGGCTGCCCAGCTAgctgaggaggagaagcagcgacaggtcgccgcagcggaggcacaggatgctgctgctgctgccgtagCGGCTGCCGCGTAG
- a CDS encoding conserved hypothetical protein (previous protein_id=AAZ14544.1): MSVKNTFGTQAAKALCANLYTNWLSEDENVERIRDLLNRVLTLSATDQHSEMGAKNAASMTTAAAAAAGDKKGKAAGADALGNGARHSDPAVGLSTSSAAIHGNADRAQSPQPSPPQKSDKSAAALAADDRTPSPIQPSTSPTLIARFPGGVDELDYPHRAGSPVVTPVSPQPKPIVDPSAPLPHVGTGSLSPHGVHSLGSPRLDTTLNAAMVSGDLTIPLDASSTLSTTARESTTRFLHTSGSFAVTPPANLKQATLDEIPCFYSKRESRGLQIEVDVEEAQELSRLLEKNDPVKKTVWVFGDISSKVFKVPIWYKEALFKDIATRSGLDAATADTLTAAQIRTVYNDVYAPLSVSRRLYELICTHPKKEFITLSDLEGMGKYLVAAHPGLQFLQQPEFQEYYWHTVAVRIMYMLERQQCGRIYWRDFDRSDLPERMMELDAKDVNLVLDYFSYEHFYVLYCKFWELDTDRDLLVGFEDLCNYGQGSVVTGVIKRVVEGYGRPLSSGVPGKMDFEDFVYFCLSEEDKNSEPAVLYWFKVLDTDEDGVLSGYEMMQFFEENQQRFLEFSDSPEGDIAYEDTVCQMLDMVGFDRVKVRKYGVTLGDLRSCPTPANFFNMIFNASKFLLFEHRDPFGEHQMRLRVEKTEWDRFARAEYDRMAAEAQ, from the coding sequence ATGAGTGTCAAAAACACCTTCGGCACACAGGCAGCCAAAGCGCTTTGTGCCAATCTCTATACCAACTGGCTCTCCGAGGACGAAAATGTGGAACGCATCCGCGATCTGCTGAATCGCGTGCTGACGCTGTCGGCCACAGACCAGCATTCGGAGATGGGCGCCAAGAATGCCGCCTCCATGaccaccgcagctgcggcagccgccggggacaagaaggggaaggccgccggcgcggacGCGCTCGGCAATGGAGCGCGGCACAGCGATCCAGCGGTGGGGCTATCCACGAGCTCCGCCGCGATTCACGGGAACGCTGACCGTGCCCAGTCACCGCAGCCGTCTCCCCCGCAGAAGTCGGATaagtccgccgccgccttaGCGGCTGATGATCGAACGCCGAGCCCCATCCAACCATCGACATCCCCCACCCTCATCGCGCGCTTCCCCGGCGGCGTAGACGAGCTTGATTACCCTCACCGCGCCGGTTCGCCAGTGGTCACACCGGTCTCGCCGCAGCCGAAGCCGATTGTAGACCCCAGCGCCCCTCTTCCACATGTCGGCACGGGCAGCCTTTCGCCGCACGGCGTCCACTCACTCGGCAGCCCTCGCCTGGACACGACACTGAACGCAGCCATGGTGTCAGGTGACCTTACCATTCCATTGGACGCGAGCTCCACCCTCAGCACGACGGCTCGTGAGTCGACGACGCGCTTCCTCCACACCTCTGGCAGCTTCGCCGTGACGCCGCCCGCCAACCTCAAGCAGGCGACTCTAGACGAGATCCCGTGCTTTTACTCGAAGAGGGAGTCTCGCGGGCTGCAGATTGAGGTGgatgtggaggaggcgcaggagctgAGCCGCCTGCTCGAGAAGAACGACCCAGTGAAGAAGACGGTCTGGGTGTTTGGCGACATTAGCTCGAAGGTGTTCAAGGTGCCCATTTGGTACAAGGAGGCGCTCTTCAAGGACATCGCGACTCGCAGCGGACTGGATGCGGCCACCGCGGACACGCTGACAGCCGCCCAAATCCGTACCGTGTACAACGACGTCTACGCTCCCTTGTCGGTCAGCCGCCGCCTTTACGAGCTCATCTGCACGCACCCCAAGAAGGAGTTTATTACGCTGTCCGACTTGGAGGGGATGGGCAAGTACCTTGTTGCTGCTCACCCGGGCCTCCAGTTCCTCCAGCAGCCGGAGTTTCAGGAGTACTACTGGCACACCGTCGCGGTGCGCATAATGTACATGTTAGAACGTCAGCAGTGTGGCCGCATCTACTGGCGCGACTTTGACCGCAGCGATCTGCCGGAGCGGATGATGGAGCTGGACGCCAAGGACGTGAACCTGGTGCTCGACTACTTCTCCTACGAGCACTTCTACGTTCTGTACTGCAAGTTCTGGGAGCTCGACACCGACCGTGACCTCCTTGTCGGCTTCGAGGATCTGTGCAACTACGGCCAAGGCTCCGTCGTGACGGGAGTCATCAAGCGTGTGGTGGAGGGCTACGGCCGTCCACTGTCGTCCGGCGTGCCTGGCAAGATGGACTTTGAGGACTTTGTGTATTTCTGCCTCTCTGAGGAGGACAAGAACTCGGAGCCGGCGGTGCTCTACTGGTTCAAGGTTCTCGACACGGACGAAGACGGCGTGCTGAGCGGGTATGAGATGATGCAGTTTTTCGAGGAGAACCAGCAGCGCTTCCTCGAGTTCTCCGACTCGCCAGAGGGGGATATAGCGTACGAGGATACAGTGTGCCAGATGCTGGACATGGTCGGGTTCGATCGCGTGAAGGTGCGCAAGTACGGCGTCACCCTTGGTGACCTCCGCTCCTGCCCCACCCCCGCAAACTTTTTCAACATGATCTTCAACGCGTCGAAGTTCTTGCTGTTTGAGCACCGCGACCCGTTTGGTGAACACCAGATGCGGCTGCGCGTAGAGAAAACAGAGTGGGACCGCTTTGCGCGAGCCGAGTACGATCGCATGGCAGCTGAAGCACAGTAG
- a CDS encoding conserved hypothetical protein (previous protein_id=AAZ14543.1) has translation MKTAHDLNQYRLDFLELKALSIPSSLRFLLGIEYDVVLCVNEVGTRRPFRLHFPVFAPTLRKLLSLCARRFGLDCEHGEAESVLTGTASMPLLQYADYLPGALHVKEILECLQVKPAAKAKKWMSPAACPALPSASAGSDATTDNAAATAGTSNEFEASFIDYSEFSSDSSLDDVHGLGFYLLLDYGLSLATHSHLVGIRFHKDWDPAEALREFQEFSGWSEFDLRYHDEQRPHDGGVIIMPSSQDACDLLEKYEDEDSDDEGDLLPFILRPVSPLVPVPSLEDATLRKLRDQHWDDVKKHWTHLPHTLNTVVVYNLYEGATLTEVLSFFEPLPIVSSAFVEDKAPSHRRRAFITFANLEATRKALDVDGKNTRGCTLRVQVSPPYISPSRRGNPVKTERDSHGAGDGFAKTVCGGAAASTAAHNSCRSASPTSSPSLQIIDNTTTVLHGKAKPAGNGNGGAASDTSSVAAAHVGAASIPTGKSEASMVRPVATSPTPAYVVQAGSTLPAAAAAQNASSFAGFVDRAAAVAGAIAARAHAIAAASAAPISPPKATGGGAAPAASGAEKDKRIDVMSSPGGSHMNAAAKEFVPHFQLSANSPEYRPAPPPKIEAMYGDYAGLSSLRDGVGFPPPPPPPPPPSYVEALSPAPEYRPAPRSSRLSHVGASPSLPPYALPPPYVAGGDDVDDMFPPPPLPPPYLGD, from the coding sequence ATGAAAACCGCACACGACCTCAATCAGTACAGGCTTGACTTCCTCGAGCTCAAGGCTTTGAGTATTCCGTCATCGCTGCGCTTCTTGCTCGGTATCGAGTATGATGTGGTACTTTGCGTGAACGAGGTGGGTACTCGCCGTCCATTCCGCCTCCACTTTCCCGTCTTCGCGCCGACGCTCCGTAAGCTGCTGTCACTCTGTGCCAGGCGGTTTGGACTGGACTGCGAGCACGGTGAGGCGGAGTCTGTCCTGACAGGCACCGcctcgatgccgctgctgcagtacgCCGATTATCTGCCCGGGGCTCTTCACGTTAAGGAGATCCTGGAATGCCTGCAGGTGAAGCCGGCTGCGAAGGCCAAGAAGTGGATGAGCCCCGCCGCCTGTCCTGCTTTGCCCTCTGCGTCTGCGGGGTCCGATGCGACCACTgacaacgccgccgctaccgctgGAACCAGTAACGAGTTTGAGGCAAGCTTCATCGACTACTCCGAGTTTTCGTCCGACAGCTCGCTCGACGATGTGCACGGATTGGGCTTTTATCTGCTGCTCGATTACGGCTTGAGCCTCGCTACCCACAGCCACCTTGTCGGTATCCGCTTTCACAAGGACTGGGACccagcggaggcgctgcgtgagTTTCAGGAGTTCAGTGGCTGGTCCGAGTTTGACCTGCGCTACCACGATGAGCAGCGGCCACACGACGGCGGTGTCATCATTATGCCGTCCTCCCAAGATGCCTGCGACCTCCTGGAGAAGTACGAGGACGAGGACTCGGACGACGAAGGCGATCTGCTACCATTCATCCTCCGCCCTGTCTCCCCACTCGTTCCCGTGCCCTCGCTCGAGGACGCCACCCTACGCAAGTTACGCGACCAGCACTGGGACGATGTAAAGAAGCATTGGACGCACCTGCCGCACACTCTGAACACCGTCGTTGTGTACAACCTGTACGAAGGCGCGACATTAACAGAGGTGCTATCGTTCTtcgagccgctgccgatTGTCTCGTCGGCGTTTGTTGAGGACAAGGCGCCAtctcaccgtcgccgcgcctTCATCACGTTCGCGAACCTTGAGGCGACGCGCAAGGCGCTGGATGTGGACGGCAAGAACACTCGCGGGTGTACGTTGCGAGTGCAGGTGTCGCCTCCGTACATCTCtcccagccgccgcggcaatCCAGTGAAAACGGAGCGCGACAGCCATGGCGCAGGTGACGGCTTCGCAAAGAcggtgtgcggcggtgctgccgcaaGCACGGCGGCTCACAACTCCTGCAGGAGCGCTTCGCCGACCTCTAGCCCTTCTCTCCAAATCATTGACAACACCACAACCGTGTTGCACGGGAAGGCCAAACCCGCTGGCAACGGGAATGGGGGCGCTGCTTCTGATACCTcctctgtcgctgccgcccacgTAGGTGCTGCGTCGATTCCAACCGGCAAATCCGAGGCGAGCATGGTGCGGCCGGTCGCCACTTCTCCTACGCCAGCGTATGTGGTGCAAGCAGGGTCGACGctacctgctgctgctgccgcccagAATGCCAGCTCCTTTGCTGGCTTTGTCGATCgagccgcagcggtggcgggggcGATCGCAGCGAGAGCTCATGCCATtgcagccgcctccgcagctcCGATTTCGCCACCGAAAGCGAcgggcggcggagctgcgcctgccgcgtCCGGAGCTGAAAAAGACAAGCGGATTGACGTCATGTCCTCGCCGGGTGGTTCGCACATGAACGCCGCTGCAAAGGAGTTTGTCCCTCATTTTCAGCTCAGCGCCAATTCCCCCGAGTATCgccccgcaccgccgccaaaAATCGAGGCGATGTACGGCGACTACGCTGGTCTGTCGAGTCTCCGTGATGGCGTCGGGtttccaccgccgcctccaccaccaccgccgccgtcctaCGTGGAGGCGCTCAGCCCTGCACCAGAGTACCGCCCCGCACCGCGCTCGTCACGTCTCTCGCACGTCGGTGCCTCGCCGAGCTTGCCGCCGTACGCGTTGCCTCCTCCGTACGTTGCAGGTGGGGATGACGTGGATGACATGTTTCCGCccccaccactgccgccgccgtactTGGGCGACTGA